One Rosettibacter firmus genomic window carries:
- a CDS encoding vWA domain-containing protein, which yields MEFANSWALFFLILLPVMFYWYWKKHNEITPSSIYSSLKLFSDIPKSFKEKLIHVPVILRIIALALLIIAFARPQTFSTGENIYTEGIDIAMVLDISGSMLAEDFKPNRLEAAKKVIDDFIKGRTSDKIGLVIFAGESFTQCPLTIDYSVLRNLLSEIHSGMIEDGTAIGNAIANGVNRLKDSQAKSKVMILLTDGVNNAGEIDPITAAQIAQKYGIRIYTVGVGTIGDAPYPFQTPFGIRYQMVPVEIDENLLRQISNITGGKYFRATNNRKLIEIYEEIDKLEKTRVEVTSYRHAKELYFGWALAGLLLLFAEFGLSKFYLKKLP from the coding sequence ATAGAGTTTGCTAATTCATGGGCTTTATTCTTTTTAATATTACTTCCAGTTATGTTTTATTGGTACTGGAAAAAACATAATGAAATTACTCCATCGTCTATTTATTCTTCATTAAAATTATTTAGTGATATACCAAAGAGTTTTAAGGAAAAACTAATTCATGTTCCTGTAATTTTAAGAATAATTGCTCTGGCTTTACTTATAATTGCTTTCGCACGTCCTCAAACTTTTTCTACAGGTGAAAATATTTATACTGAAGGAATTGATATTGCAATGGTTCTTGATATATCTGGCAGTATGCTTGCTGAAGATTTTAAACCTAACCGTCTTGAAGCTGCTAAAAAAGTTATTGATGATTTTATCAAAGGAAGAACTTCAGATAAAATTGGCTTAGTAATTTTTGCTGGAGAAAGTTTTACTCAATGTCCTCTTACAATTGATTATTCAGTACTGAGAAATTTACTTTCTGAAATTCATAGTGGAATGATAGAAGATGGAACCGCAATCGGTAATGCAATTGCAAATGGAGTGAATAGACTGAAAGATAGTCAGGCAAAAAGTAAGGTGATGATACTTTTAACAGATGGTGTGAATAATGCTGGCGAAATTGATCCAATTACTGCAGCTCAAATTGCACAAAAATATGGTATCAGGATTTACACTGTTGGTGTTGGAACTATTGGAGATGCTCCATATCCATTTCAAACTCCTTTTGGAATTAGATATCAGATGGTGCCAGTTGAAATTGATGAAAATTTACTTAGACAGATATCAAATATAACAGGTGGTAAATATTTTAGAGCAACGAATAATAGAAAACTTATTGAGATATATGAAGAAATAGATAAACTGGAAAAAACCAGAGTAGAAGTTACTTCATATCGACATGCAAAAGAATTGTATTTTGGTTGGGCACTGGCTGGATTGTTATTGTTATTTGCTGAATTTGGTTTATCAAAATTTTATCTTAAAAAATTGCCATAA
- a CDS encoding DUF58 domain-containing protein: MITKELLKQVKQIEIRTRGLVNEVFSGEYHSVFKGRGMEFSEVREYQIGDDIRNIDWNVTARFGHPYVKIFEEERELTVMLLVDMSGSLMFGTSDKTKLQVAAELSAILAFSALKNNDKVGLILFTDKIEKFIPPKKGTTHALRIIREVLSFNYMDNEKLQYKQTNLKAALEYFNHAIKKRAIAFVISDFLDIGYEKILRIVGKKHDLIGIIIKDKREEEISNFGLIKFIDPETGEHRYIDTSDKNFIVHFNETLRRINDYRKSIFISSRLDSIEIKTGKSYVKPLVDFFRMRERRY; the protein is encoded by the coding sequence ATGATAACTAAAGAATTATTAAAACAAGTTAAACAGATTGAAATTCGCACACGCGGATTGGTTAATGAAGTTTTTTCTGGAGAATATCACTCTGTATTCAAAGGCAGAGGAATGGAATTTTCTGAAGTTCGAGAATATCAGATTGGCGATGATATTAGAAATATTGATTGGAATGTTACTGCACGTTTTGGTCATCCCTATGTAAAAATATTTGAAGAAGAACGAGAACTAACTGTAATGTTACTTGTTGATATGAGTGGCTCTTTAATGTTTGGTACATCAGATAAAACAAAACTACAGGTTGCTGCAGAGTTAAGTGCAATTTTAGCATTTTCTGCATTAAAAAATAATGACAAAGTTGGTTTGATTTTATTTACAGATAAAATCGAGAAATTTATTCCCCCTAAAAAAGGGACTACTCATGCCCTCAGAATTATTCGTGAGGTGCTTTCATTTAATTACATGGATAATGAAAAATTACAATATAAACAGACAAACTTAAAAGCTGCACTTGAATATTTTAACCATGCAATTAAAAAAAGAGCAATTGCATTTGTAATCTCTGATTTCCTGGATATTGGTTACGAAAAAATATTAAGAATTGTTGGCAAAAAACATGATTTAATTGGCATAATAATTAAAGATAAACGCGAAGAAGAAATATCTAATTTTGGTTTAATTAAGTTTATTGACCCAGAAACTGGTGAACATCGTTACATTGATACAAGTGATAAAAATTTTATAGTTCATTTTAATGAAACTTTAAGAAGAATTAATGATTATCGTAAATCTATATTTATTAGCTCAAGACTCGATTCAATCGAAATCAAAACAGGAAAATCTTATGTTAAGCCTCTTGTAGATTTCTTTAGAATGAGAGAACGGAGATATTGA
- a CDS encoding tetratricopeptide repeat protein, whose protein sequence is MKLRIIYTLLLISTSISFAQSYRNLINEGVELYKNKKFADAEVNFKKGLEKKSDLFEGHFNLGDAYYKQGRYDEAIQAYKNALSFTKDKINKSKVYHNIGNSFLKSQRYKESIEAYKNALKLNPDDLDTKYNLSYALKYLNQNQNQQKQNKDQNKQDKNNQNQQNQNNQDKQDRSKENQKQNQQQQQKNQISKEEAERILEALKNNEQDLQKKLRKIKGRASAVDKDW, encoded by the coding sequence ATGAAATTGAGAATTATATATACATTGTTATTGATATCCACATCAATAAGTTTTGCACAGAGCTACAGGAATTTAATTAACGAAGGAGTCGAATTATATAAAAACAAAAAGTTTGCAGATGCCGAGGTTAATTTCAAAAAAGGTTTAGAAAAAAAATCTGATTTATTTGAAGGTCACTTTAATCTTGGCGATGCATATTATAAACAGGGAAGATATGACGAAGCTATTCAAGCTTATAAAAATGCATTATCATTTACAAAAGATAAAATAAATAAATCAAAAGTTTATCATAATATTGGAAATTCATTCTTAAAATCTCAGCGATATAAAGAAAGTATTGAAGCTTATAAAAATGCTTTGAAGTTAAATCCTGATGATCTTGATACTAAATATAATTTATCGTATGCATTGAAATATTTGAATCAAAATCAGAATCAACAAAAACAGAATAAAGATCAGAATAAGCAGGATAAGAATAATCAGAATCAACAAAATCAAAATAATCAGGATAAGCAAGATCGATCGAAAGAAAATCAAAAACAAAATCAGCAGCAACAACAAAAAAATCAAATATCAAAAGAAGAAGCAGAAAGAATTCTTGAAGCTTTGAAGAATAATGAACAGGACTTACAGAAAAAATTAAGAAAAATAAAAGGTCGTGCATCAGCGGTTGATAAAGATTGGTAA
- a CDS encoding VWA domain-containing protein, with protein sequence MIRFVNVEFLYALFIIPFLIVIYIYLQKNLDNILEKFADTKLHNILFPFRSKTKSHIKFSLFIVSLLLILIALAKPQIGTKIEEVKQIGIDVYILLDVSKSMLAEDIKPSRLEKAKYEISKLIQRLKGDRIGLIVFAGDAYVQIPLTSDYSAANLFLNAVDVNSVPQPGTAIASAIQLALKSFRYDTNTKKAIVIITDGEDHEGDIDAAIEEANSKGIVIYAIGLGSPAGTPIPIYDNGNKIGYKKDNQGNIVLTKLDENILREITSKCNGKYYRGTNTEDELDAIYNDLAKIEKSEFGSKRITEYEDRFYYFLFPAIILLIVDFFITSNKSLWMIRYRKFREDEK encoded by the coding sequence ATGATAAGATTTGTTAATGTTGAATTTTTGTATGCGTTGTTTATTATTCCGTTTTTAATAGTCATTTACATTTATCTTCAGAAAAATTTAGATAATATTTTAGAAAAGTTTGCAGATACAAAACTTCACAATATTTTATTCCCTTTTAGAAGTAAAACAAAATCTCATATAAAATTCAGCTTATTTATAGTTTCTTTATTACTAATATTAATTGCACTTGCAAAGCCCCAGATTGGAACTAAAATAGAAGAAGTAAAACAAATTGGAATAGATGTTTATATTTTGCTCGATGTATCTAAAAGTATGCTGGCAGAAGATATTAAACCAAGTCGTCTTGAGAAAGCTAAATATGAAATATCAAAATTAATACAAAGATTAAAAGGTGATAGAATTGGATTAATTGTGTTTGCTGGTGATGCATATGTGCAAATACCATTAACTTCAGATTATTCTGCAGCAAATTTATTTTTGAATGCGGTTGATGTAAATTCAGTACCACAACCAGGTACTGCTATTGCATCAGCTATTCAATTAGCATTAAAATCTTTTAGATATGATACCAATACAAAAAAAGCTATTGTAATTATAACTGATGGAGAAGATCATGAAGGCGATATAGATGCTGCTATAGAAGAAGCAAATTCGAAAGGGATTGTTATCTATGCTATAGGATTAGGTTCACCTGCAGGTACACCAATTCCTATTTACGATAATGGTAATAAAATTGGATATAAGAAAGATAATCAGGGTAATATAGTTTTAACAAAACTTGACGAAAATATTCTTCGTGAAATTACTTCAAAATGTAATGGTAAATATTATAGAGGAACTAATACAGAAGATGAACTGGATGCAATTTATAATGATCTGGCGAAAATTGAGAAAAGCGAATTTGGTTCAAAAAGAATTACTGAGTATGAAGATCGATTTTATTATTTCTTATTTCCTGCAATTATATTATTGATAGTTGACTTTTTTATAACATCTAATAAGTCTTTATGGATGATAAGATATAGAAAATTTAGAGAGGATGAAAAATGA